In Mycolicibacterium phocaicum, one DNA window encodes the following:
- a CDS encoding three-helix bundle dimerization domain-containing protein, whose protein sequence is MREFSEERAIGEVVARLTARYPSVDPTRIATAVRRVHEGFVSSAVRDFVPLLVERHVREELDHGLRAAAV, encoded by the coding sequence ATGCGCGAGTTCAGCGAAGAGCGAGCGATCGGCGAAGTCGTGGCACGCCTGACGGCACGCTATCCGTCGGTCGATCCCACGCGGATCGCCACCGCGGTGCGGCGAGTACACGAGGGGTTTGTGTCGTCCGCCGTGCGCGATTTCGTGCCACTCCTGGTGGAGCGGCACGTTCGCGAAGAGCTGGATCACGGCCTGCGGGCCGCCGCGGTCTGA
- a CDS encoding excalibur calcium-binding domain-containing protein, which yields MLRALIVAALITSAGVAIAPAAQASGYKNCSAAHADGRYNIPQGDPDYKASQDRDGDGIACEG from the coding sequence ATGTTGCGTGCGTTGATCGTTGCTGCCCTGATTACCTCTGCCGGGGTGGCCATCGCCCCCGCCGCGCAGGCATCGGGCTACAAGAACTGTTCGGCAGCCCACGCCGACGGTCGGTACAACATCCCGCAGGGTGATCCCGACTACAAGGCATCGCAGGACCGCGACGGCGACGGCATCGCCTGCGAAGGCTGA
- a CDS encoding DUF6653 family protein encodes MKLLDKYARAAGMSDEAWRRHANPWSVWTRFAAIPLMMLAIWSRVWIGWWALAPVGVVILWLWWNPHAFAPVDKPVAWSSRGIYGERLWLQDRSRMPAGFAVVQRIWVAGALAGAALLVWGLGALLIWPAVFGAVLVVYGQLWRIDRLGIFYDEVTSGR; translated from the coding sequence ATGAAGCTACTGGACAAGTACGCCCGTGCTGCCGGCATGAGCGACGAGGCCTGGCGGCGCCACGCGAACCCGTGGAGCGTGTGGACGCGATTCGCGGCGATCCCGCTGATGATGCTGGCGATCTGGAGTCGCGTCTGGATCGGCTGGTGGGCCCTTGCGCCCGTCGGCGTCGTCATCCTGTGGCTGTGGTGGAACCCGCATGCGTTCGCGCCCGTCGACAAGCCGGTCGCCTGGTCCTCCCGCGGCATCTACGGTGAACGGCTGTGGCTGCAGGACCGGTCGCGCATGCCGGCGGGTTTCGCTGTCGTCCAAAGAATTTGGGTCGCCGGCGCGCTGGCCGGCGCCGCGCTGCTGGTGTGGGGGCTCGGCGCGCTGCTCATCTGGCCGGCGGTGTTCGGCGCCGTCCTCGTCGTGTACGGGCAGCTCTGGCGCATTGACCGGCTGGGCATCTTCTACGACGAGGTGACATCCGGTCGGTGA
- a CDS encoding Clp protease N-terminal domain-containing protein, which yields MATSAESAHTSTPNPIAGTIRLDDLIEAIKKVHTEPLDQLTDAMLAAEHLGDIADHLIGHFVDQARRSGASWTDIGSSMGVTKQAAQKRFVPKEPRLDTMDPKDGFSRFTPRARTAVVEAQQAAHTSRSIEITPDHLLLGLLTDPGSLAMVLLSNQGITADQIRAAAAVPVGTAEPKALIPFDGAAKKVLELTFREALRLGHNYIGTEHILLALLESEDADGPLHRLGVDKGRLESELEKMLTDFVAAQQAAGEPTGQQ from the coding sequence ATGGCTACATCTGCTGAATCCGCGCACACCTCCACGCCCAATCCGATCGCCGGCACCATCCGTCTCGATGACCTCATCGAGGCGATCAAGAAGGTGCACACCGAACCGCTCGACCAACTCACCGACGCGATGCTCGCCGCCGAGCATCTCGGCGACATCGCCGACCATCTCATCGGCCACTTCGTCGATCAGGCACGCCGTTCCGGAGCGTCGTGGACCGACATCGGCAGCAGCATGGGCGTCACCAAGCAGGCCGCGCAGAAACGTTTCGTCCCCAAGGAACCCCGACTCGACACCATGGATCCCAAGGACGGATTCAGCCGGTTCACCCCACGCGCCCGCACCGCTGTCGTCGAAGCCCAGCAAGCCGCGCACACCTCGCGCAGCATCGAGATCACCCCCGACCATCTGTTGCTGGGACTGCTCACCGACCCGGGGTCACTGGCCATGGTCCTGCTGAGCAACCAGGGCATCACCGCCGACCAGATCCGCGCGGCCGCCGCCGTACCCGTCGGCACCGCCGAACCCAAGGCCCTGATCCCGTTCGACGGCGCCGCCAAGAAGGTGCTCGAACTGACCTTCCGCGAAGCACTTCGGTTGGGGCACAACTACATCGGGACCGAACACATCCTGCTGGCGTTGCTCGAATCCGAGGACGCCGACGGACCGTTGCACCGGCTCGGCGTCGACAAGGGCCGCCTCGAAAGCGAGCTCGAGAAGATGCTCACCGACTTCGTCGCCGCGCAGCAGGCGGCCGGGGAGCCGACCGGGCAACAGTGA
- a CDS encoding TetR/AcrR family transcriptional regulator codes for MAVAFSSGEKDRIVRVLAETAERLFAAQGLKKTSLDELVQPAGIAKGSFYAFFDSKESLYLEVMLRRAPQVGARLAEALARPVDEENLVGLMRAITDVLVDDPFYRRLLTHADELAAVTRRVGSEQVARVMPQIVRPVLDYLAAGQRAGVLVDDITPAALLGVMRSVGLLVMNRDRFGADYDEVLEATIRTLARGMLR; via the coding sequence ATGGCAGTGGCGTTCTCGTCCGGCGAGAAGGACCGCATCGTGCGCGTGCTGGCGGAAACTGCCGAGCGGCTGTTCGCCGCCCAGGGGCTGAAGAAGACGTCGCTGGATGAACTCGTCCAGCCGGCCGGGATCGCCAAAGGCAGCTTCTATGCGTTCTTCGACTCGAAGGAGTCGCTCTATCTCGAGGTGATGCTGCGGCGTGCGCCCCAGGTGGGTGCTCGGCTCGCCGAGGCGCTGGCCCGGCCCGTCGATGAGGAGAACCTCGTCGGCCTCATGCGTGCCATCACGGACGTGCTCGTCGACGATCCGTTCTATCGGAGGCTGCTGACACATGCCGACGAACTGGCGGCGGTCACCCGCCGCGTCGGATCCGAGCAAGTCGCGCGAGTGATGCCGCAGATCGTCCGCCCGGTGCTCGACTACCTCGCGGCCGGCCAGCGTGCCGGCGTCCTGGTCGACGACATCACGCCGGCCGCTCTGCTGGGTGTCATGCGGTCCGTCGGACTGCTCGTGATGAACCGCGACCGGTTCGGCGCCGACTATGACGAAGTCCTCGAGGCCACCATCCGAACCCTGGCGAGGGGAATGCTGCGATGA
- a CDS encoding GNAT family N-acetyltransferase produces MTVQVRQAQAEDVAELADVAAATFPLACPPSSTPENIAAFIAAQLSAERFGEYLRDPERAVFIAHDDARILGYTMLIRGVADDADVQRAVPERPAVELSKCYVLPDVHGGDVAATLMDASVAFARELGARCVWLGVNQENERAQRFYRKHGFEVTGTKTFQLGARTESDYVLVRAL; encoded by the coding sequence ATGACGGTGCAGGTGCGGCAGGCGCAGGCCGAGGATGTCGCCGAACTCGCTGACGTGGCCGCCGCGACGTTCCCGCTGGCCTGCCCGCCGTCGTCGACGCCGGAGAACATCGCGGCCTTCATCGCCGCGCAGCTGTCCGCCGAGCGCTTCGGCGAATACCTGCGCGATCCCGAACGTGCCGTCTTCATCGCGCACGACGACGCGCGAATCCTGGGCTACACCATGCTGATTCGCGGTGTGGCCGATGACGCCGACGTGCAACGCGCGGTGCCGGAGCGACCGGCCGTCGAACTGTCCAAGTGCTACGTGCTGCCCGACGTCCACGGCGGAGACGTCGCGGCGACGCTCATGGACGCGTCGGTCGCCTTCGCACGTGAGCTCGGCGCCCGCTGCGTCTGGCTCGGCGTCAATCAGGAAAACGAACGCGCCCAACGCTTTTACCGCAAGCACGGCTTCGAGGTCACCGGCACCAAGACGTTTCAGCTCGGCGCCCGGACCGAGAGCGACTACGTGCTGGTGCGGGCGCTGTAG
- a CDS encoding DedA family protein: MDVDALLQSIPPLAVYLVVGLVIGLESLGIPLPGEIILVTAAVMSSRHTLDIDPVGVGLSAAAGAIIGDSIGYSIGRRFGMSLFERLGRRFPKHFGPGHVALARRLFSRWGVWAVFFGRFVALLRIFAGPLAGALKMHYSRFLAANAAGGIVWACGTTAVVYYLGVAAEKWLARFSWVALLVGGLLALTVTIVLKERTAKAIEQLETEHDWDTLRQS, translated from the coding sequence ATGGACGTCGACGCGCTGCTGCAATCGATCCCGCCGCTGGCGGTGTATCTCGTGGTCGGGCTCGTGATCGGGCTCGAAAGCCTGGGCATTCCGCTGCCGGGCGAGATCATCCTCGTCACGGCCGCCGTCATGTCGTCCCGGCACACGCTGGACATCGACCCGGTGGGCGTCGGACTGTCCGCTGCCGCCGGCGCCATCATCGGCGACTCGATCGGATACAGCATCGGCCGCCGCTTCGGCATGTCGCTGTTCGAACGCCTGGGCCGCCGATTCCCCAAACACTTCGGTCCCGGCCACGTCGCACTCGCCCGCCGGCTCTTCAGCCGCTGGGGCGTCTGGGCCGTGTTCTTCGGCCGTTTCGTCGCGCTGCTGCGCATCTTCGCCGGGCCGCTGGCCGGAGCGCTCAAGATGCACTACTCACGCTTCCTGGCCGCCAATGCCGCCGGCGGCATCGTGTGGGCCTGCGGCACCACGGCCGTCGTCTACTACCTCGGTGTGGCCGCCGAGAAATGGCTGGCGCGGTTCTCCTGGGTTGCGCTGCTGGTGGGCGGCCTGCTGGCCCTGACAGTGACCATCGTGCTGAAAGAGCGCACCGCCAAGGCGATCGAGCAGCTGGAAACCGAGCACGATTGGGACACCCTGCGACAGTCGTAG